In the genome of Armatimonadota bacterium, the window CGATCAGTTCCTGCTCAGGACCCGGCGATTCGTCCGGGATCTCGAACGACACGCCACTCGGACTCGGATCGGCCATCTCCGCAACCGGTCTGCGAGACCGACTCTTCATCGCGTCGCGGCCCCGGTTAAGGGCGATGCGGTGAAGCCAGCTTCCGAACATCGCATCTTCCCTGAGAGACGGCAGAGCCTTCCACGCTCTGATGAACGAATCCTGGACGATGTCCGCCGCGTCCTCCGGAGAGAGTTCCAGTTGCCTGACGAAGTTGTAGAGGCGGTCGTTGTACCGCCGGTACAGCGCCTCGAATGCGGAAACATCCCCGGTCTTGGCTCTTGCGACGAGTTCCCTGTCCGTGGCCTCTGTCATGTGTTGTCCTGACGCGGACGCTCTCTCCTTCAGACTTCCATCGGGCTCGATGGCATCCATGATAATTGTTCGGACCTGGGCGAAGTGCTATAATACCGTCGCATCGGCACTCCGATTCGGGCGAGTGGTGGAATGGCAGACACAAGGGACTTAAAATCCCTCGCCGCAAGGCATGAGGGTTCGACTCCCTCCTCGCCCACCAGGCGGGAGAGTGATCGGTATCGGATCAAGCTCTTTCCGCCGATCACTGCCTACGGATCAGTGATCACTTGCCCCATACACCTCGATTTCTCGGAGTGTGATCCTCTGGTCGCCCGCCTGACCGCCGGCCTCGATGACGTCCGGGGTCGCGCCGCCGCCGTTGGTGACCCTGTGAATCAGCAGCCGGATTCTCTGCGTTGTGATTGGCTCGAACTTGTGCATGAATATCCACCGATCGCTGAAGAAACTGTCAACGGTACAGCGCACGGGCGGCGTGTAAACCTTGAATGTCCTGGTCGGTTCGCGCACACGGTCCAGCGTTACCCACTGCCCGGCCTTCTCATACTGAAGTTCGTAGTTGACGAGTGTGCCCATGCCCTGCCAGGGCGGAGCCGCGAATACGTGCACCCGGCTGATCTCTCGTGCTGCCGGAAACTCCATCTCGACCCATGCGGGATATACTGTGTCCTTGGGGCTCGTCCACGGACCGGGACTCTCGCCCTGGAGGTAGTACCAGTTCTCCAATTCGCCGCTATTCACCTTCCGGATATCATCCGTGCCGGCGGTGGAGTGCGAGCAGACCGTCCCCTCCTCGCGAGCCATGTTCATCCCATAATCCATCGGCACGACCTCGATCCGCTGCCCCTTCGCAAGCTCGACATAGACCGGCAGTTCGGCGACCGGGAGTGTCGCCTTCCCGTTTATGACCGCGATGGTGGAGGTCACTCCGAACGGCGATACGACCTTGAGCCGGTTACCGCCTTTCACGAGTAGGTCCACCTCGCCGTCGGTCGCACCCGCGCTCATGAACGCCGCGACCATC includes:
- a CDS encoding sigma-70 family RNA polymerase sigma factor — encoded protein: MTEATDRELVARAKTGDVSAFEALYRRYNDRLYNFVRQLELSPEDAADIVQDSFIRAWKALPSLREDAMFGSWLHRIALNRGRDAMKSRSRRPVAEMADPSPSGVSFEIPDESPGPEQELIADDVGAAVRRAIGTLSEDHRLVVTMHHLEEMDVQAISDALRISRGTVMSRLSRAREALRRKLAPYVEEA